The following are encoded in a window of Vicugna pacos chromosome 2, VicPac4, whole genome shotgun sequence genomic DNA:
- the EREG gene encoding proepiregulin: protein MMEPLRACQVPALLLCLGFHLLQAVLSTTVIPSCIPGESEDNCTALVQTEDNPRVAQVSITKCSSDMNGYCLHGQCIYLVDMSENYCRCEVGYTGVRCEHFFLTVQQPLSKEYVALTVILVILFLVIVAGSMYYFCRWYRNRKGKEPKKEYERVTSGEPTLPQV from the exons GTTTCCACCTTCTACAAGCAGTGCTCAGTACAACAGTGATTCCTTCATGTATCCCAGGAGAGTCCGAAGATAACTGCACAGCTTTAG tTCAGACAGAGGACAATCCACGTGTGGCTCAGGTGTCAATCACAAAATGTAGCTCTGATATGAATGGCTACTGTTTGCATGGACAGTGCATCTACCTGGTAGACATGAGTGAAAATTACTGCAG GTGTGAAGTGGGTTACACCGGTGTCCGATGCGAACACTTCTTTTTAACCGTCCAACAACCTCTGAGCAAAGAATATGTGGCTTTGACTGTGATTCTTGTTATCTTGTTCCTCGTCATAGTCGCTGGTTCCATGTATTATTTCTGCAGATG GTATAGAAATCGAAAAGGCAAAGAACCAAAGAAGGAATATGAAAGAGTGACCTCAGGGGAGCCGACGTTGCCACAAGTCTGA